The following proteins are encoded in a genomic region of Flammeovirga pectinis:
- a CDS encoding response regulator, which yields MSKKVLIVDDSLYMRSIIKDALEGVGYEVIGQASNGVEAIDLALESEPDLITLDNILPDMLGLDILKTLKEEELTSKIIMISAVGQQSVVDEGMNLGLDSYLVKPFTPEQLTEAINQIM from the coding sequence ATGTCAAAAAAAGTTTTAATCGTAGATGATTCCCTATATATGCGATCTATAATTAAAGATGCATTGGAAGGTGTTGGTTACGAAGTTATTGGACAAGCCTCTAATGGAGTTGAAGCCATAGATTTAGCACTAGAATCTGAACCCGACCTTATTACTTTAGATAATATCTTACCTGATATGCTAGGGCTAGATATTTTAAAAACATTAAAAGAAGAAGAACTCACTTCTAAAATAATAATGATTAGTGCCGTTGGGCAACAATCTGTAGTAGATGAAGGAATGAACCTTGGTTTAGATAGTTACTTGGTAAAGCCTTTTACACCAGAACAACTTACAGAAGCAATAAATCAAATTATGTAA
- a CDS encoding chemotaxis protein CheW: protein MNLEEPSSESSNEQKVSAAIEMTRSDADQEKKSNIIVFRLGEEEYGLRIDQIKEVVITPRITQIPLTPSYVKGVANIRGNILAIIDLEDKFALRNTMSETSGYTLVVESHEYNMAILVKDVPNTLSVADTDIDYTPAVVTEMHGDQDYINGIIKLDDRLIILIDIFKIITKDDLKTVIGTKI, encoded by the coding sequence ATGAATCTGGAAGAACCAAGCAGCGAATCTTCAAATGAACAAAAAGTTTCTGCTGCTATAGAAATGACCCGTAGCGATGCTGACCAGGAAAAAAAGAGTAATATTATTGTTTTCCGTTTAGGAGAAGAGGAATACGGTTTAAGGATTGATCAAATTAAAGAAGTTGTGATTACTCCAAGAATTACCCAAATACCATTAACTCCATCTTATGTAAAAGGTGTAGCCAACATTAGAGGTAACATATTAGCAATAATTGATTTAGAAGATAAATTTGCTCTTAGAAATACTATGAGCGAAACAAGTGGTTACACCCTAGTTGTAGAAAGCCACGAATACAATATGGCCATTTTAGTAAAAGATGTTCCAAATACATTATCTGTTGCAGATACAGATATTGATTATACTCCAGCAGTTGTAACAGAAATGCATGGAGACCAAGATTACATAAATGGAATTATTAAACTAGATGACCGCCTAATCATATTGATCGATATCTTTAAAATCATTACAAAAGATGATCTTAAGACTGTTATTGGAACTAAAATATAA